One segment of Shewanella piezotolerans WP3 DNA contains the following:
- a CDS encoding glutaredoxin family protein, with the protein MPSKVNAVILYHTDACHLCELAAELLQQAQVVFVAEDICESELLAESYATRIPVVKTTDNRELGWPFDLKALQEFLGA; encoded by the coding sequence ATGCCGAGTAAAGTTAACGCTGTTATTTTATATCACACAGATGCATGTCATCTGTGTGAACTCGCTGCGGAGTTGTTACAACAAGCACAAGTCGTTTTTGTTGCTGAAGATATTTGTGAAAGCGAGTTATTAGCTGAAAGTTACGCGACACGGATCCCAGTGGTAAAAACAACAGATAATCGCGAGCTGGGCTGGCCATTTGACCTCAAAGCATTACAAGAATTTTTAGGAGCGTAA
- a CDS encoding DUF3466 family protein — MKFKLEKTLSLVAVGVLSVLHGAQAAPVYEIKNLDTETFNLNGTIANTRNGYGMAVNNNDEAVGAAKGKKKLNVDEDDNGVIDIEDGVSDAETITYSVNLPIIANNFTFTSIENDPVTPWLPTFESVNGTTAPTFPEDEDTVNSVDTFYYGINDAKVKVGAMTAVEQTVPYSGSSETQEFWYYREYEQRGFVKDDSNTEIALTPPYTEYVSEQDDGDVTVTVGGFSSGTAVNSNNLIAGYASTDISKNSANIIDSCVSNNSETAPTDICVQNRQYPNSSGFRDIQYQTRGYVWKYEAGAVTESFELPLGLEVTNDGVYTGQGLGINAAGVVAGRSHVYRDGNKDRLYFDAAYWKQDAEGAYQYNWVDVDTVKDVRSSIAYDINDSGILIGSYSKYIEGYIRDKFFYIDTSDANAEIITPNDFYNNLSDLGSRGRGINNNGQVVGYIETTHDKEKPRPKAGFLYNIAEDEFSNLNDLLTCQSKGFVKDDSDKWVRNKVAVEDGSGKTLTYESEIKIVEANSISDSGTIVGTAFIRKPSYQFDSSGNLIIGDNGLPFFELNGYGDPVTSFLPRMMVIQTTGEDATDEWKAANNCVDDNEDNGNYERKGAASLGWLLMLPLVWLRRKRK; from the coding sequence ATGAAGTTTAAGTTGGAAAAGACCCTATCCTTAGTCGCCGTTGGTGTATTAAGTGTCCTTCATGGTGCACAAGCTGCACCTGTTTATGAAATTAAAAACCTCGATACCGAGACATTTAACTTAAACGGTACGATTGCCAATACTCGTAACGGTTATGGTATGGCAGTTAACAACAACGACGAAGCGGTTGGTGCTGCCAAAGGTAAGAAGAAACTAAACGTTGATGAAGATGATAATGGCGTCATTGATATCGAAGATGGCGTGTCTGATGCTGAAACAATTACTTATTCAGTAAACCTACCTATTATTGCTAATAACTTCACTTTCACTTCAATCGAAAATGATCCTGTAACCCCTTGGTTACCGACTTTTGAGAGTGTAAATGGCACCACAGCGCCAACGTTTCCTGAAGATGAGGATACGGTTAATTCAGTCGATACTTTTTACTACGGCATAAATGATGCAAAAGTAAAAGTCGGTGCGATGACGGCTGTTGAACAAACAGTTCCTTATTCTGGTAGCAGTGAAACGCAAGAGTTTTGGTACTACCGCGAATATGAACAACGTGGCTTCGTTAAGGATGATAGCAATACTGAAATCGCTTTGACGCCACCGTACACTGAGTATGTTTCAGAGCAAGATGATGGTGACGTGACCGTCACCGTTGGCGGCTTCTCAAGTGGCACAGCAGTTAATAGCAACAATCTGATTGCCGGTTATGCCAGTACGGATATCAGTAAAAACAGTGCTAACATTATCGACTCATGCGTTTCGAATAATAGTGAAACTGCACCTACCGATATTTGTGTGCAAAATAGACAGTACCCGAATAGTAGTGGTTTTAGAGACATTCAATATCAGACTCGTGGCTATGTCTGGAAATACGAAGCTGGCGCTGTCACAGAGAGCTTTGAGCTTCCTCTTGGCTTAGAAGTGACTAATGATGGCGTTTATACTGGACAAGGTCTTGGAATCAATGCCGCTGGTGTTGTTGCTGGTCGCTCGCATGTTTATCGTGACGGCAATAAGGACAGATTGTATTTCGATGCTGCTTATTGGAAGCAAGATGCTGAAGGTGCTTATCAATATAACTGGGTTGATGTTGATACGGTTAAAGATGTGCGTTCATCTATCGCTTACGATATTAACGACAGCGGTATTTTGATTGGTAGTTACAGTAAATATATTGAAGGGTATATCCGAGATAAGTTCTTCTATATCGATACGAGTGATGCCAACGCCGAAATCATCACACCTAATGATTTCTATAACAACCTTTCTGACTTAGGAAGCCGTGGTAGAGGCATTAATAATAATGGGCAAGTGGTTGGCTATATCGAAACTACCCATGATAAGGAAAAGCCAAGACCTAAAGCTGGCTTCTTGTATAACATCGCAGAAGATGAGTTTTCGAATCTTAATGATCTACTGACTTGTCAGTCAAAAGGTTTTGTAAAGGATGATTCAGACAAGTGGGTTCGTAATAAAGTTGCAGTCGAAGATGGTTCTGGAAAGACACTGACTTACGAGAGCGAAATCAAGATTGTAGAAGCAAACAGTATTAGTGATAGTGGCACGATTGTGGGCACAGCGTTTATTCGTAAGCCTTCGTATCAATTCGATTCTAGCGGTAATTTAATTATCGGTGATAACGGATTACCATTTTTTGAACTTAATGGCTACGGCGATCCGGTCACTTCATTTTTACCGCGTATGATGGTTATCCAAACTACGGGTGAGGACGCTACAGATGAATGGAAAGCGGCCAATAATTGTGTTGACGATAATGAAGACAACGGTAACTATGAGCGAAAGGGCGCAGCGAGCCTCGGATGGTTGTTAATGTTGCCGTTAGTTTGGCTGCGACGCAAAAGAAAGTAG
- a CDS encoding ABC transporter ATP-binding protein, protein MSLVRINNGSLAYGYTPLLQKADFTIEPGERVCIVGRNGAGKSSLMKVLSGDVLLDEGEFNIATDVKVSRLQQDPPKAEQGTVYAYIAAGLQEVGEKLERYHQLSHDVATANPDEMERMLKQMERLQGDIDHLNGWQLDNRINQNCELLGLDADAPLSELSGGWQRKVALARSLVSDPDLLLLDEPTNHLDIDTIEWLEQFLLSYRGAIVFVSHDRGFIDRMATRIVDLDRGIATSWPGSYQAYLTGKAEWLRVEAEQNAHFDKKLAEEEAWIRQGVKARRTRNEGRVRALKDLRVERMARLNRQGGAKMSVADTDRSGKLVFDIENLEYNLPDKNLVKNFSSTVMRGDRIALIGPNGCGKSTLVKLLIGQLEAQSGSVKVGTKLEIAYFDQYREALDPEKTVEDNVGEGKKTVTINGQDRHILSYLQDFLFSPLRARTPVKALSGGEKNRLLLARLLLRPANLIILDEPTNDLDIETLELLESLLADYKGTLLLVSHDRAFIDNTVTSSWWFTGNGGWSEYVGGYQDAVSQGAKFYSEEPQEQKSVQPPVVEKKPAVAAKPAKKLSFKLQRELESLPALMEQLEQDIEALQSIISDPDFYAQEQKTVNEKLKALSDKEGLLESYFERWEELESLK, encoded by the coding sequence TTGAGTTTAGTACGTATTAATAACGGCTCTTTAGCCTATGGTTATACCCCGTTATTGCAAAAAGCAGATTTCACCATTGAACCTGGTGAGCGGGTTTGTATAGTAGGTCGCAATGGTGCAGGTAAATCTAGCCTGATGAAAGTACTAAGCGGTGATGTTCTGCTTGATGAAGGTGAGTTTAATATTGCTACCGATGTTAAAGTCAGCCGATTGCAACAAGATCCACCTAAAGCCGAACAAGGAACTGTTTATGCTTATATCGCAGCAGGCTTACAGGAAGTAGGCGAAAAGTTAGAGCGCTATCACCAACTTTCCCATGACGTGGCAACCGCTAATCCAGATGAAATGGAGCGTATGCTGAAGCAGATGGAAAGGCTACAAGGCGATATCGATCATTTAAATGGATGGCAACTCGATAATCGGATTAACCAGAACTGTGAGTTACTTGGTTTGGATGCTGACGCACCATTATCTGAGTTATCGGGTGGCTGGCAACGTAAAGTGGCTTTAGCTCGATCTTTGGTTAGTGATCCTGATCTGCTGCTGCTCGATGAGCCGACTAACCACCTCGACATCGATACTATTGAATGGCTAGAACAATTCCTGCTCAGCTACCGTGGCGCAATTGTATTTGTCAGTCACGATAGAGGGTTCATTGATAGAATGGCGACCCGAATCGTTGATTTGGATCGTGGTATTGCAACCTCTTGGCCTGGAAGCTACCAAGCTTACTTAACAGGTAAAGCAGAATGGTTACGGGTAGAAGCTGAGCAAAATGCTCACTTTGATAAAAAGCTAGCCGAAGAAGAAGCATGGATCCGTCAAGGCGTTAAGGCTCGTCGTACTCGTAACGAAGGCAGAGTACGTGCTCTTAAAGATTTACGCGTAGAGCGCATGGCACGTCTAAATCGTCAGGGCGGCGCTAAAATGTCAGTTGCTGATACGGATCGCTCTGGTAAGCTGGTGTTTGATATTGAGAACCTTGAATATAACCTGCCTGATAAAAACTTGGTTAAGAATTTCAGTTCAACAGTCATGCGTGGCGACAGAATTGCATTGATAGGCCCTAATGGTTGCGGTAAATCAACGTTAGTTAAGCTGCTTATCGGTCAACTTGAAGCGCAGTCTGGTAGTGTGAAAGTGGGGACTAAACTTGAAATTGCTTACTTCGACCAGTACCGAGAAGCGTTAGATCCTGAAAAAACAGTAGAAGATAACGTAGGCGAAGGTAAGAAAACCGTTACCATTAATGGCCAAGACCGTCATATATTGAGTTATCTACAAGACTTTTTGTTTTCACCTTTAAGGGCTAGAACACCGGTTAAAGCTCTTTCTGGTGGTGAAAAGAACCGTCTGTTGCTAGCGCGCTTATTGCTTCGTCCTGCAAATCTTATTATTCTCGATGAGCCAACAAACGATCTAGATATTGAAACCCTAGAGCTGCTTGAGTCTTTACTCGCAGATTATAAGGGGACTCTACTACTTGTTAGCCACGATAGAGCGTTTATCGACAATACGGTTACCAGTAGTTGGTGGTTTACTGGCAATGGTGGTTGGAGTGAATATGTTGGAGGCTACCAAGATGCGGTGTCTCAAGGCGCTAAATTTTATTCTGAGGAACCTCAGGAGCAAAAGAGTGTCCAACCTCCAGTTGTTGAAAAAAAGCCGGCGGTAGCAGCTAAACCGGCGAAGAAGTTATCGTTTAAGCTACAAAGAGAATTAGAGTCTTTACCTGCATTGATGGAACAGTTAGAGCAGGATATTGAAGCATTGCAAAGTATTATTAGTGATCCTGATTTTTATGCTCAGGAACAAAAAACAGTTAACGAAAAGCTAAAGGCTCTGTCCGATAAGGAAGGTCTACTTGAGAGTTACTTTGAGCGATGGGAAGAGCTCGAGTCATTGAAGTAA
- the rlmKL gene encoding bifunctional 23S rRNA (guanine(2069)-N(7))-methyltransferase RlmK/23S rRNA (guanine(2445)-N(2))-methyltransferase RlmL, whose product MLNFFAAAPRGYEYALSLELAELGASDIKESVAGVYFTASLELGYRITLWSRLASRIILVIHKGPCESPEQLYNAAYGIDWQMQFSNRSTFSVDFHGMGGFINNTQFGALKIKDAIVDRFRDDDFSRPNVAKIDADYKIDAHYRRGEITIGINFSGPALHKRGYRSTTGEAPLKENLAANMLVRSGWKKSPVTLLDPFCGSGTILIEAAMLACDIAPGIHRERFGFEKWLPHNDKVWQELLNEAHARASIGKTRCEIKFYGSDIDSRLVALAKRNAENAGVLEFIDFNVSNALNISVPAPTGYLISNPPYGERLGNMTSLLQLYYQLGDKFKAEFGGWNLAILNSDSELLSALKLKADKQMKMNNGALECAFNLYTVHAENTRRVDPANIKVDGDVSDIAVPFANRIKKNFKQLQKWAKKEGIDSYRLYDADLPDYNVAIDKYLDHVVVYEYAAPAEIPESVSKRRLTDVLIALPHAIGIDPNNIVLKTRERKKGISQYEKMQANKLELITTEYGAKFKLNLKEYLDTGLFLDHRLTRKMVGEKSKGRSVCNLFAYTGTASVHAALGGATSVTTVDMSNTYINWAKENFALNGLNDDKYQFVQANCLQWIKRTHDRFDLIFIDPPTFSNSKRMEDSFDVLRDHVPLLSNLIKLLNPGGEIIFSNNKRKFKMEIEQLEAAGLSIKNIDNQTLPLDYKRNPQIHNTWLITHAE is encoded by the coding sequence ATGTTAAATTTTTTTGCTGCAGCTCCTCGGGGCTACGAATACGCGTTATCGCTTGAATTAGCGGAGCTTGGCGCTTCAGATATCAAAGAAAGTGTAGCGGGAGTTTATTTTACTGCTTCTCTAGAACTTGGTTATCGGATCACCCTTTGGTCGCGACTAGCCAGCAGAATCATTTTAGTGATCCATAAAGGTCCTTGTGAGTCACCAGAGCAGCTTTATAACGCCGCTTACGGTATTGACTGGCAGATGCAGTTTTCTAACCGCAGTACTTTTAGTGTCGATTTTCATGGCATGGGTGGCTTCATTAACAACACCCAATTTGGTGCATTGAAAATTAAAGATGCAATAGTCGATCGCTTTCGTGATGATGACTTTTCTCGTCCGAACGTTGCAAAAATCGATGCTGATTATAAAATTGATGCCCATTACCGCCGCGGCGAAATAACCATTGGGATTAACTTTTCTGGTCCAGCGCTACACAAGCGTGGTTATCGTAGTACAACGGGTGAAGCACCGCTAAAAGAAAACTTAGCAGCAAATATGCTGGTACGTAGTGGTTGGAAGAAGTCTCCTGTCACCTTACTAGACCCTTTTTGTGGTAGCGGAACCATACTTATTGAAGCGGCTATGTTGGCTTGTGACATTGCACCTGGTATTCACCGTGAACGGTTTGGTTTTGAAAAGTGGTTACCTCATAACGATAAGGTTTGGCAGGAATTATTAAACGAAGCTCATGCTAGAGCATCGATTGGAAAAACCCGATGTGAAATCAAATTCTATGGGTCTGACATTGATTCAAGATTGGTAGCACTAGCAAAACGTAATGCTGAAAACGCAGGCGTGCTTGAGTTTATTGATTTTAATGTCAGTAACGCGCTTAATATAAGCGTACCAGCACCGACTGGCTATTTGATTTCGAATCCCCCTTATGGTGAACGTTTAGGTAACATGACCTCGTTACTGCAACTTTATTATCAGCTAGGTGATAAGTTCAAAGCAGAGTTCGGTGGCTGGAACTTAGCGATTTTAAATAGCGATTCAGAACTATTGTCAGCATTAAAGCTAAAAGCTGATAAACAGATGAAGATGAATAATGGTGCACTTGAATGTGCATTCAATCTTTATACAGTTCATGCTGAAAACACTCGTCGCGTAGACCCTGCAAATATTAAGGTCGATGGCGATGTGAGTGACATTGCGGTGCCTTTTGCTAACCGTATTAAGAAGAACTTTAAACAGTTACAAAAATGGGCTAAGAAAGAGGGAATCGATAGTTACCGTCTCTATGATGCCGACTTGCCTGATTATAATGTAGCCATTGATAAATATCTTGATCACGTTGTTGTTTATGAATATGCCGCACCTGCAGAGATCCCTGAGTCGGTGTCAAAACGCCGTTTAACGGATGTGTTGATTGCACTGCCACATGCAATAGGAATCGATCCTAATAATATTGTGTTGAAGACCCGAGAGCGTAAAAAGGGCATTTCACAGTATGAAAAGATGCAAGCTAATAAGCTTGAACTTATTACGACTGAGTATGGTGCCAAATTTAAGCTAAACCTTAAAGAATATTTGGATACGGGGTTGTTTTTAGATCATCGCTTAACCCGCAAAATGGTAGGTGAAAAGTCTAAAGGGCGCAGTGTGTGTAACCTATTTGCTTATACCGGTACTGCGTCGGTACATGCAGCACTCGGCGGGGCCACGTCGGTTACGACGGTTGATATGTCGAATACCTACATCAATTGGGCGAAAGAAAACTTTGCGCTTAATGGTTTAAACGATGATAAATATCAATTTGTTCAAGCAAACTGTTTACAGTGGATAAAGCGCACCCATGATAGGTTCGATCTTATCTTTATCGATCCGCCAACCTTCTCAAATTCAAAGCGTATGGAAGATTCTTTCGACGTGTTGCGCGATCATGTGCCTCTATTGAGTAACTTGATAAAACTGCTTAATCCAGGCGGAGAAATTATTTTCTCAAACAACAAGCGTAAATTTAAGATGGAAATTGAGCAATTAGAAGCTGCTGGCCTGTCGATTAAGAATATCGATAACCAAACATTACCATTGGATTATAAGCGTAACCCGCAAATCCATAACACTTGGCTTATCACTCATGCCGAGTAA